A genomic window from Coccinella septempunctata chromosome 9, icCocSept1.1, whole genome shotgun sequence includes:
- the LOC123320734 gene encoding N-acetylglucosaminyl-phosphatidylinositol de-N-acetylase — protein MCEVSQAFAWHDPFFFLTYVNESVSNFQVELVNYTKDILEHLIIGSFLYIVTCILLYFAIIRWKTLSFNKSIKNPKRVLIVTAHPDDECMFFGPTILNLTKNKECTVYILCLSTGSNYGMGKIRKYELYKSCRTLGIASDSITVMNHEDLPDDISKRWPEEIVAELILNHIEIYDITTLITFDRSGISSHPNHFSIYYAVAHLSFGGDIPKSCSVYVLESINVLRKYWFILDIPISFLLSRTRYIVGPSGRSVIHKAMSEHKSQMVWFRRLYLIFSRYVVINTLQEMNPSDIELDLSIDD, from the exons ATGTGTGAAGTGAGCCAAGCTTTTGCTTGGCATGACCCTTTCTTTTTTTTAACCTATGTTAACGAGTCAGTTTCGAACTTTCAAGTTGAATTGGTTAATTATACGAAAGACATCCTGGAGCACCTAATTATTGGTAGTTTTCTGTACATAGTAACATGTATACTTCTCTATTTCGCAATTATCCGATGGAAGACACTTagtttcaataaatcaataaaaaatccaAAGAGAGTTCTAATTGTTACAGCTCATCCAGATGATGAGTGTATGTTTTTTGGACCAACTATCCTGAATCTAACGAAAAACAAGGAGTGTACCGTTTATATTTTATGCTTATCCACAG GTAGTAATTATGGAATgggaaaaattagaaaatacGAACTTTATAAATCGTGTAGAACCCTTGGCATTGCCAGTGATTCTATAACGGTCATGAACCATGAAGATTTACCTGATGATATAAGTAAACGTTGGCCGGAAGAGAtagttgcagaattgatattgaATCATATTGAAATATATGATATAACTACTTTGATTACTTTCGATAGGAGTGGTATCAGTTCTCACCCCAACCATTTCAGTATTTATTATGCAGTAGCTCATTTGAGCTTTGGCGGGGATATTCCTAAAA GTTGTAGTGTTTATGTGCTTGAGAGTATCAATGTGTTGAGGAAGTATTGGTTCATTCTAGATATACCTATTTCATTTTTACTTTCGAGAACTAG GTATATAGTTGGGCCAAGTGGAAGGTCAGTGATTCACAAAGCGATGTCAGAACATAAATCACAAATGGTGTGGTTTAGAAGgttatatctaattttttcCCGTTATGTTGTTATCAACACTCTGCAGGAGATGAACCCTTCTGATATAGAGCTTGATTTATCAATTGATGATTGA
- the LOC123320740 gene encoding transmembrane emp24 domain-containing protein-like codes for MLLKICTFCILILVFTAQSFAYFVTVDAHAEECFFDKVEEGTKMGLTFEIAEGGFLDINVRIMGPDGEVIHEGVGESHGKYTFTANTKGVYTYCFSNKMSTLTPKVVMFNMAIGEARSQTKPDGENTNKLEDMIRELSSSLSGVKQEQEYMAVRDRIHRSINESTNSRVVLWSFFEALILVAMTAGQVYYLKRFFEVRRVV; via the exons ATGTTGCTTAAAATATGTACCTTCTGTATATTAATTCTTGTCTTCACAGCACAAAGTTTTGCGTATTTTGTAACAGTGGATGCTCATGCAGAAGAATGTTTTTTTGATAAAGTTGAAGAAGGAACGAAAATGG GTCTTACGTTTGAAATAGCAGAAGGTGGTTTTCTGGATATTAACGTTCGAATTATGGGGCCCGATGGCGAGGTTATACATGAAGGTGTTGGGGAGAGTCACGGCAAATATACCTTCACAGCAAACACTAAAGGTGTTTACACTTATTGTTTCTCAAATAAGATGTCGACTCTTACGCCTAAGGTTGTCATGTTTAATATGGCAATTGGTGAAGCTAGGAGCCAAACGAAACCTGATGGTGAGAACACCAACAAACTAGAAGATATGATAAGAGAACTGAGCT CATCGTTGAGTGGCGTCAAGCAAGAACAAGAGTACATGGCAGTTAGAGACAGGATTCATAGGAGTATAAACGAAAGTACAAACTCCAGAGTAGTGTTGTGGTCATTTTTTGAAGCTTTGATATTAGTGGCCATGACTGCCGGTCAAGTTTATTACCTCAAGAGATTTTTCGAAGTGAGGCGTGTAGTTTGA
- the LOC123320727 gene encoding septin-1 has product MSSDSVKSFSSLETPGYVGFANLPNQVHRKSVKKGFEFTLMVVGESGLGKSTLVNALFLTDLYPERVIPDATEKMAQTVKLEPSTVEIEERGVKLRLTVVDTPGYGDAIDNTDSFSEIIRYIDEQFERFLRDESGLNRKNIIDNRVHCCFYFISPFGHGLKPLDVEFMKQLHNKVNIVPVIAKADVLTKKEMTRLKQKVLDEIREHGIRIYTLPECDSDEDEEYKEQVRQLKEAVPFAVCGANTLMEVNNRKVRGRLYPWGVVEVENPEHCDFIKLRSMLITHMQDLQELTQQVHYENYRSERLAKGVPPPKRNTLIEDKAGSLTEKDKILQEKEAELKRMQEMIAAMQAKMQMQK; this is encoded by the exons ATGTCGAGCGACTCTGTTAAAAGC TTTTCAAGCTTAGAAACTCCTGGCTATGTTGGTTTTGCTAATCTACCCAATCAAGTACACAGGAAATCGGTTAAGAAGGGTTTTGAATTCACTCTAATGGTGGTGGGGGAGTCAGGCCTTGGAAAATCAACCTTAGTCAATGCCCTCTTCTTAACAGACCTCTACCCAGAAAGGGTAATCCCAGATGCCACTG AAAAAATGGCTCAGACCGTTAAATTGGAGCCATCCACTGTTGAAATTGAAGAAAGGGGTGTTAAGTTGAGATTAACCGTTGTCGATACCCCAGGGTATGGCGATGCTATTGATAACACCGATTCTTTCTCAGAAATCATTAGGTACATTGATGAGCAGTTTGAACGATTTCTACGTGACGAATCTGGTTTGAACAGAAAGAATATCATCGATAACAGGGTTCACTGCTGCTTTTATTTCATCTCTCCATTTGGGCACGG attgaaaccTTTAGATGTAGAATTCATGAAGCAACTCCATAACAAAGTAAATATTGTTCCTGTTATTGCAAAAGCTGATGTTTTAACCAAGAAAGAGATGACAAGACTGAAGCAAAAAGTATTAGACGAAATTAGAGAACATGGTATTAGAATCTATACACTGCCAGAATGCGATTCCGATGAAGACGAAGAATACAAAGAACAA gtacGCCAACTGAAAGAGGCTGTACCTTTTGCTGTATGTGGAGCCAACACTTTGATGGAGGTTAACAATCGTAAGGTACGAGGAAGACTCTACCCCTGGGGCGTGGTTGAGGTAGAAAACCCTGAACATTGCGACTTCATCAAGCTGAGGTCGATGCTCATCACCCACATGCAGGATTTACAGGAGTTGACTCAGCAGGTGCATTACGAGAATTACAGATCTGAGCGTTTAGCCAAGGGTGTTCCTCCTCCCAAAAGAAATAC TTTGATTGAAGATAAAGCCGGTTCTCTTACGGAAAAAGACAAAATTTTGCAAGAAAAAGAGGCCGAACTGAAGAGGATGCAAGAGATGATTGCTGCCATGCAGGCGAAAATGCAGATGCAAAAATGA